TCAGCCGATGTGGTCATAATGAAAGGAGAAAGCTACAGAATCAAAAACCGGATAAAACTGGGTTTTGTACATCAAACCTGATATCTTCTGAAAAGGAAAATCGGGAAAATTAAACCGGTGTTGACACCGTATAGCCATAAGCGAAAATCGCATTCTCTCCTTTAAAGACGGTCAAGTCACCTTCTCCTATACCGATTACCGCAACGATTGTAAACGCAAGGTGATGACCCTGTCTGCAGTGGAGTTTATACGGCGGTTTCTGCTCCACGTTCTTCCCGGTGGCTTTATGAGAATACGGCACTTCGGTCTGTTTGCAAACCGTGATCGCAGGGAAAACATTAACCTTTGCAGAAAACTTATGGGTGAGTATGCGGTGGCTGCAAAGGAAACAATTGGCAGCTGGTGGGAGCAGATTCTGGAAAGAACAGGGAAGAACCCGCTGATATGTCAAAGGTGCAAAAGGGGTCTTTTGAAACTGGTATTGATCATGCCTCCTGGCAGGAGGGATGCAATGGTAACATAGGAGCTGAATGTGCGGTAAAGGAGTGTGTCATTGCCGATGTCAAATGAGCATTTGTGGATGCCTGTAGGTTTACTATGTCAAAAAAGGAGTTTTTAAACTCTGTGGGGGAGTAATGTCAGATAAGAATCGTCATACAGTATGTGTTTTTAAGGAATTGGTGTCTGCTGCACAACAGAATGCCCCAGAATCTGAAGTTAAGCCCTGAATACTTTTTCCTATAAATAATATAGCAGAAGTTGCTTTGATGAACGCTTCGTTCAACAGGTTTTTTCTGCATCCTGAATGCAGAAAAAACGCTTGATGTTGTGCGTTGGTTCTGCTGGGCTCTTTTTCCGACCCGCGCTCTTGCCTTCATATGTTTGACATATACTATATACTTTGTCTTAACATTAACCCCACTTTGAATAATCACCGTTGCTTTAATATGATATATTGCTTATCACCAAGGGCTTCATTAGTTTCATAAATAACACCATTCTTATATATGTAAAAACTCTTTTTCGAAGGCAATATTAAACTTAACAATAAAAACACAAACGCTGAACAAAGGATTGCTATACACAAATTCATTCCTAATTTTTTACTGAATATTACACCAATTAAGCCAAAAGATATCATTAGTACAAAATCTAGCCATCCCCAATGAAGGGTATCTTCAACAAGACTCAATCTAGGATTTTTAGGGGAATATCGAACAACAATTTGTTTATTAATTGGATACTTCTGTAAATAATTAAATTGTTCTTGCAAGCTTAAATTAACCTCGAATTTATCTGCGTAGATGTCTCCTCCGACTAAAGTGTCACCATTAACTATATATTGATAAAGAATATTAACACGATAAGGATTTTTTTCAGAAACCACGATAATTCCAGAAGTTTCTTTAAAACTTCTTGCTTCATAAATTTTATACCATCGAAAACCGATTTGCCAGAGTATTATTATTGATAGCATTAAGCTTCCAATAGCGGCTTTCCCTGCATAAAAGCGAGCAGCACTATTTTCATAGAGTAGTTTTTTTGATTTACCGCATTGCTTTGATTTCAACTTTGTTTTAGAACATTCCAAAACAATGGGAACAGTAGAAGCTTTTTGACTATGCATCATAGAAGAGTAATAGTAGCTTTGCCCATTCTTTAATTCTAAATTTATTATGCAAAAACATGGGAAATGCGACATGCTAAAATTGTAAGATACTTGTATTCTTGTAAACGCAGCTAAATCTATACCTGATAAATTTAAAACGTGTTTACAGTCATT
This genomic window from Chitinispirillum alkaliphilum contains:
- a CDS encoding transposase, which encodes MEFIRRFLLHVLPGGFMRIRHFGLFANRDRRENINLCRKLMGEYAVAAKETIGSWWEQILERTGKNPLICQRCKRGLLKLVLIMPPGRRDAMVT